In one Gloeocapsopsis sp. IPPAS B-1203 genomic region, the following are encoded:
- the ureC gene encoding urease subunit alpha encodes MSYRMDRRAYAETFGPTVGDRVRLADTELIIEVEQDLTTYGDEVKFGGGKVIRDGMGQSPISNADGAVDVVITNALILDWWGIVKADIGIKDGKIFKIGKAGNPYIQDNVDIIIGPGTEAIAGEGMILTAGGIDAHIHFICPQQIETAIASGVTTMIGGGTGPATGTNATTCTPGPWNIYRMLQAADAFPVNLGFLGKGNSSQPQGLVEQVQAGAMGLKLHEDWGTTPAAIDTCLSVADEFDVQVAIHTDTLNEAGFVEDTIAAFKNRVIHTYHTEGAGGGHAPDIIKVCGEANVLPSSTNPTRPYTLNTLDEHLDMLMVCHHLDPGIAEDVAFAESRIRRETIAAEDILHDLGAFSIISSDSQAMGRVGEVIIRTWQTAHKMKVQRGALAEDTSENDNFRAKRYVAKYTINPAIAHGISHYVGSVEEGKLADLCLWRPAFFGVKPEIVIKGGAIAYAQMGDANASIPTPQPVHMRPMFASFGGAIAKTSLTFVSQAAIDLGISQQLNLQKNVAAVSGTRQLSKREMKLNDLLPQIEVDPETYEVKADGKLLTCEPATVLPLAQRYFLF; translated from the coding sequence ATGAGTTATCGCATGGATCGTCGTGCTTACGCTGAGACATTTGGTCCAACAGTAGGCGATCGCGTGCGACTTGCAGATACAGAATTGATTATTGAAGTTGAACAAGACTTGACAACCTACGGTGATGAAGTCAAATTTGGCGGCGGTAAAGTGATTCGCGATGGTATGGGACAATCGCCAATATCCAACGCTGATGGTGCTGTTGATGTTGTGATTACCAATGCTTTAATTCTCGATTGGTGGGGAATCGTTAAAGCTGATATTGGCATTAAAGACGGCAAGATTTTCAAAATTGGCAAAGCGGGAAATCCATATATTCAAGACAATGTAGATATTATTATTGGTCCTGGTACTGAAGCCATTGCTGGAGAAGGAATGATTCTCACGGCTGGAGGAATTGACGCGCACATTCACTTTATTTGTCCGCAACAGATTGAGACAGCGATCGCCTCTGGAGTCACGACAATGATTGGTGGCGGTACAGGCCCAGCCACAGGAACAAACGCAACAACTTGTACGCCTGGACCTTGGAATATTTACCGCATGCTGCAAGCTGCGGATGCATTTCCAGTTAATTTAGGATTTTTAGGTAAAGGTAACAGCAGTCAACCGCAAGGACTCGTCGAACAAGTTCAAGCAGGGGCGATGGGTTTAAAACTCCATGAAGATTGGGGAACAACACCTGCTGCAATTGATACCTGTTTGAGTGTTGCAGACGAATTTGATGTCCAAGTTGCTATTCACACCGATACACTCAACGAAGCAGGATTTGTTGAAGATACGATCGCTGCTTTTAAAAATCGCGTCATTCACACTTATCATACAGAAGGTGCAGGTGGCGGTCATGCACCAGATATCATCAAAGTCTGTGGAGAAGCTAACGTTTTACCTTCTTCTACCAATCCCACACGTCCTTATACATTAAATACTTTAGACGAACACTTAGATATGTTGATGGTGTGCCATCATCTCGATCCAGGAATTGCAGAAGATGTCGCCTTTGCTGAGTCGCGGATTCGCAGAGAAACAATTGCAGCCGAAGACATTTTGCACGATTTGGGTGCTTTTAGCATAATTTCTTCTGATTCTCAAGCAATGGGAAGAGTGGGAGAAGTGATTATTCGGACTTGGCAAACTGCTCACAAAATGAAAGTACAGCGCGGTGCGCTAGCAGAAGATACTTCAGAAAACGACAACTTTCGTGCCAAGCGCTATGTTGCTAAATATACAATTAATCCGGCGATCGCACATGGTATTTCTCATTATGTCGGTTCAGTAGAAGAAGGGAAACTGGCTGATTTGTGTTTGTGGCGTCCGGCGTTCTTTGGTGTCAAGCCAGAAATTGTGATTAAAGGTGGGGCGATCGCCTATGCGCAGATGGGAGATGCCAACGCGAGTATCCCTACACCACAACCTGTACATATGCGTCCGATGTTTGCTAGTTTTGGTGGGGCGATCGCAAAAACTTCGCTGACATTTGTTTCACAGGCTGCAATAGATTTAGGAATTTCTCAACAGCTAAACTTACAAAAAAATGTTGCCGCTGTCTCTGGTACTCGTCAGCTAAGTAAAAGAGAAATGAAGTTAAACGATCTTTTACCTCAAATCGAAGTAGATCCTGAGACTTATGAAGTGAAAGCAGATGGAAAATTATTGACTTGTGAGCCTGCGACAGTGTTACCTCTTGCACAACGCTATTTTCTCTTCTAG
- a CDS encoding hybrid sensor histidine kinase/response regulator yields MCAQPSRPDNILVVDDSPDNVFLIQTILEEEGYKIATAEDGPTALRLVEQSPPHLVLLDVMMPGMDGFEVTQRIRRNNQLPFIPILLITAYDQPSVAQGLDMGADDFIRKPVEVDELLARVRSLLRLKHSVDERDQIARQREDFVSRLTHDLRTPLVAADRMLMLFQQGALGELSPTMKEAVTTMARSNQNLLQMVNTLLEVYRFEADRKVLNFMPVNLQEVLAEVVKELEPLAQEKKLPLQFEPMNLQVNPKIIGDRLEIHRLFTNLVGNAIKFTDNGSVTVCMKPSQGADSDSYITIEVIDTGSGIPQEEQATLFERFRQGSHKRSGSGLGLYLSRRIVEAHQGTIDVKSTPGQGSLFAVHLPIAQ; encoded by the coding sequence ATGTGTGCCCAACCCTCTCGCCCTGATAATATTCTTGTTGTAGATGACTCGCCAGACAATGTTTTCCTGATCCAAACAATTCTGGAAGAGGAAGGTTATAAAATAGCTACCGCAGAAGATGGTCCTACGGCTTTAAGACTAGTTGAACAGTCTCCGCCACACTTGGTACTACTTGATGTCATGATGCCAGGAATGGACGGCTTTGAGGTAACTCAGCGTATCCGGCGAAATAACCAGCTACCATTTATTCCAATTTTGCTAATAACGGCATACGATCAACCAAGTGTTGCACAGGGCTTGGACATGGGTGCAGACGATTTTATTCGCAAACCTGTAGAGGTTGATGAATTGTTGGCACGCGTGCGATCGCTATTACGGTTAAAACATAGCGTGGATGAACGCGATCAAATAGCTCGTCAAAGAGAAGATTTTGTATCTCGCCTAACACACGATTTGCGTACTCCTCTTGTCGCAGCAGATAGAATGCTGATGCTGTTTCAACAAGGGGCTTTAGGTGAACTTTCACCCACAATGAAAGAAGCAGTTACTACGATGGCGCGTAGTAATCAAAACTTGCTACAAATGGTGAATACTTTATTAGAAGTATACCGCTTTGAGGCAGATCGTAAAGTTTTAAATTTCATGCCTGTCAATTTACAAGAGGTGCTAGCAGAAGTTGTCAAGGAACTAGAACCACTTGCACAAGAAAAAAAACTTCCCTTACAGTTTGAACCAATGAATTTACAAGTTAATCCGAAAATCATCGGCGATCGCTTGGAAATTCACCGTTTATTTACAAACTTAGTGGGAAATGCAATCAAGTTTACTGATAATGGTTCTGTAACTGTATGCATGAAACCTTCTCAAGGCGCAGATTCAGATTCATACATCACAATTGAAGTCATAGATACTGGTTCTGGTATTCCTCAAGAAGAACAAGCTACTTTATTTGAAAGATTTCGCCAAGGAAGCCACAAACGCTCTGGTAGTGGTTTAGGATTATATCTTTCACGTAGAATTGTAGAAGCTCATCAGGGTACAATCGACGTTAAATCAACACCTGGGCAAGGTAGTCTATTTGCTGTTCATCTCCCTATTGCGCAGTAA
- a CDS encoding amidase, with product MSKTDLAFTSALDQAQLIRSGEVSPVELVELYLERIQQLDSQIGSYFTVIAEKAIADAKAKTELLSKSNELPPFFGVPIAVKDLNSVAGVPCSYGVPVLKNEIAAYDDGVVTRIRHAGFIILGKTATSELGSFPYTEPTGFPPTRNPWNLHHTAGGSSGGSASAVAAGLCAIAQGSDAGGSIRGPAFCCGLVGIKPSRGRVSWAPVGDRLSGLSSNGPIARTVADAAALLDVMSGYVTGDPYWLPDPQPSFLAATAQQLGRLRIAFTTSISPVGEADAACQQAVRDSVKQLQDMGHIVEPGCPDFSGLIEPFACIWQSAVGASGIPQEVLQPFNQWLLAQNGTAGDYLRAVSQMQAIARQIVAFFDNIDVLITPTYMHSAISVGEWANLTPENTLQRIINWIAPCPPFNASGQPAIALPTGFDDRGLPIGIQLVGRPAAESTLIALAAQLEAAQPWNQHRPAIAV from the coding sequence ATGAGTAAAACTGATCTAGCCTTTACCTCAGCCCTCGATCAAGCGCAGTTAATCCGCAGCGGTGAAGTATCGCCAGTTGAATTAGTCGAACTTTACTTAGAACGCATTCAGCAACTCGATAGTCAAATTGGTAGTTATTTTACTGTGATCGCAGAAAAAGCGATCGCGGATGCTAAAGCTAAAACTGAGTTATTAAGTAAAAGCAACGAACTACCACCGTTTTTTGGCGTACCAATTGCGGTTAAAGATCTTAATTCTGTCGCAGGGGTTCCGTGTAGTTATGGCGTTCCAGTTTTAAAAAACGAAATTGCAGCCTACGATGATGGAGTTGTTACCCGCATTCGTCATGCAGGATTTATCATTTTAGGTAAAACAGCGACATCCGAACTCGGTTCTTTTCCCTACACTGAACCAACGGGCTTTCCGCCAACGCGCAATCCTTGGAATTTGCATCATACTGCTGGTGGTTCGAGTGGCGGATCAGCATCAGCTGTTGCTGCTGGGTTATGTGCGATCGCTCAAGGTTCGGATGCTGGGGGTTCCATTCGCGGTCCAGCATTTTGTTGTGGTTTAGTGGGAATTAAGCCATCACGCGGTAGAGTTTCTTGGGCACCTGTAGGCGATCGCTTAAGTGGTCTATCATCTAATGGTCCAATTGCGCGTACAGTTGCAGATGCTGCGGCATTACTTGATGTTATGTCTGGTTATGTCACTGGCGATCCTTATTGGCTACCCGATCCACAACCGAGTTTTCTAGCAGCAACCGCACAACAACTAGGACGTTTACGGATTGCGTTTACAACAAGCATCTCACCAGTTGGTGAAGCCGACGCAGCGTGTCAACAAGCAGTACGCGATAGTGTGAAGCAACTACAAGACATGGGACATATCGTTGAACCAGGTTGTCCTGACTTTAGTGGCTTAATTGAACCCTTCGCGTGTATTTGGCAATCTGCAGTAGGTGCTAGCGGTATTCCCCAAGAGGTTCTACAACCATTTAACCAGTGGTTACTCGCCCAAAATGGCACTGCGGGAGATTATTTGCGGGCGGTGTCTCAAATGCAAGCGATCGCCCGTCAGATTGTGGCATTCTTTGACAATATAGATGTGCTAATCACACCAACGTATATGCATTCTGCGATCTCTGTTGGCGAGTGGGCTAATTTGACCCCAGAAAACACATTGCAAAGAATAATTAATTGGATTGCACCATGTCCGCCATTTAATGCTAGTGGTCAACCAGCGATCGCACTCCCCACAGGCTTTGATGATCGTGGCTTACCAATCGGGATTCAACTTGTAGGACGTCCTGCAGCAGAATCAACATTAATTGCACTCGCCGCACAACTAGAAGCTGCGCAGCCTTGGAACCAACATCGTCCGGCGATCGCGGTGTGA
- a CDS encoding family 1 glycosylhydrolase gives MMFTQDKFLWGVASAAYQVEGGYQVDGKGRSNWDVYTNDYQVTKAFIGKQDTGNVAINYYERSQYLQDIALMKQLGVNAYRFSIAWSRILPDGIGEINSKGTAYYNQLIDDLLANEIEPVVTNFHWDLPYKLQEKGGWGNLDSVQWYAEYANVLFKNYSDRVKKFITFNEPFINIFFIEPLAHNAIEKKTNPFAISHETYGKQAEAVHHLLLASATAIQNYHQLSLDGAIGITLSFTPTLPLDPNNAEDVQAATIFDGLHNRWFLDAMYGGEYPDDIVKLHQKYNPAFQVSIEDMQLIVANQPDFIGVNFYAPAYVKADNSAPYKAEWFSTNPDQVKMFNGPVRPEYLYKLLMWIKNEYDNPVIYITENGAGFGEIDEQLEGDLVKDPLRTDYVKRHIDIALQAKRDGVDLRGYMLWSFCDNFEWLFGYDKRFGIVYVDFDSQQRIPKQSFYAYQQIIQEMLGE, from the coding sequence ATGATGTTTACACAAGATAAATTTCTTTGGGGTGTTGCGAGTGCTGCTTATCAGGTTGAGGGAGGTTATCAAGTTGATGGTAAAGGTCGCTCGAATTGGGATGTTTATACGAATGACTATCAAGTCACTAAAGCTTTTATTGGTAAACAAGATACGGGTAATGTTGCCATCAATTATTATGAGCGATCGCAGTATTTGCAAGATATTGCCTTGATGAAACAACTTGGTGTTAATGCGTATCGCTTCTCAATTGCATGGTCGCGCATTCTTCCTGATGGAATAGGAGAAATAAACTCAAAAGGTACGGCTTATTACAATCAGCTAATTGACGATCTTTTAGCAAATGAAATTGAACCTGTCGTCACTAATTTTCATTGGGATCTACCATACAAATTACAAGAAAAAGGTGGCTGGGGTAATTTAGATTCAGTGCAGTGGTATGCAGAATATGCTAATGTTCTTTTTAAAAACTATAGTGATAGAGTAAAAAAGTTCATAACATTTAACGAGCCTTTTATTAATATATTTTTCATTGAACCTTTAGCACACAACGCCATTGAGAAAAAAACAAATCCTTTTGCAATTAGTCATGAAACTTATGGTAAACAAGCTGAAGCAGTCCATCATTTATTACTTGCAAGTGCAACAGCAATTCAAAATTATCACCAGTTAAGTTTAGATGGCGCGATTGGCATTACTTTAAGCTTTACTCCTACTCTCCCGTTAGATCCAAACAACGCAGAAGATGTGCAAGCGGCTACAATCTTTGATGGTTTGCATAATCGTTGGTTTTTGGATGCAATGTATGGAGGTGAATATCCAGATGACATTGTGAAATTGCACCAGAAATATAATCCTGCTTTTCAAGTATCAATAGAGGACATGCAATTAATTGTTGCAAATCAACCGGATTTTATTGGTGTTAATTTCTATGCGCCTGCATATGTAAAAGCTGATAATTCTGCTCCTTACAAAGCAGAGTGGTTTTCAACTAACCCTGATCAAGTAAAAATGTTTAACGGTCCCGTTCGACCAGAGTATCTGTACAAGCTGTTAATGTGGATTAAAAATGAGTACGATAATCCTGTAATTTATATAACCGAAAATGGTGCAGGCTTTGGTGAAATTGACGAACAGTTAGAGGGAGATTTAGTTAAAGATCCTCTACGTACAGACTATGTTAAACGTCATATTGATATTGCGTTGCAAGCAAAACGTGATGGTGTAGACTTACGCGGATATATGTTATGGAGTTTTTGCGACAACTTTGAGTGGCTTTTCGGGTACGATAAGCGTTTTGGAATTGTATATGTTGATTTTGATTCTCAACAAAGAATACCAAAACAAAGTTTTTACGCATATCAGCAGATTATTCAAGAAATGCTTGGCGAATGA
- a CDS encoding HAD-IA family hydrolase gives MLAAILYDLDGTIVNTDPLHYQVWREMLQEYGIEIDEEFYKNHMSGRLNPQIVRDFMPEWSDAEIYQFSDRKEARFREVAGTLTALPGLYDAIAWGTERQLKQAVVTNAPRANAEYMLDVLKLATAFDQVVISAEVGIPKPDPAPYEYILKEFGITSGEALAFEDSPSGMRSAVAAGIKTVGIATTQEPTELYELGAVLVIPDYTDSRLWELLGVPHH, from the coding sequence ATGCTGGCAGCAATTTTGTACGATCTTGATGGAACTATTGTCAACACCGATCCTCTCCATTACCAAGTTTGGCGCGAAATGTTGCAGGAATACGGTATCGAGATTGATGAAGAGTTCTACAAAAATCACATGAGTGGGAGACTCAATCCCCAAATCGTGCGCGATTTTATGCCAGAGTGGTCAGATGCAGAAATCTATCAGTTTAGCGATCGCAAAGAAGCCCGTTTTCGCGAAGTTGCGGGTACTCTCACAGCACTACCTGGACTCTACGATGCGATCGCCTGGGGAACTGAACGCCAACTTAAACAAGCAGTGGTCACTAATGCACCGCGTGCTAATGCAGAATATATGCTAGATGTACTGAAGCTTGCAACTGCATTTGATCAAGTAGTCATCTCAGCCGAAGTTGGTATTCCTAAACCCGATCCTGCTCCTTATGAGTATATTCTTAAAGAGTTTGGCATCACATCAGGTGAAGCTTTAGCCTTTGAGGATTCTCCTTCAGGAATGCGCTCAGCCGTTGCAGCAGGTATTAAAACTGTCGGTATTGCTACAACTCAAGAACCCACTGAGCTTTATGAACTAGGTGCAGTGTTAGTTATCCCTGATTATACTGACTCAAGGTTATGGGAATTATTGGGAGTTCCTCATCACTAA
- a CDS encoding Crp/Fnr family transcriptional regulator, whose protein sequence is MQASIEQISQVSVLAGLETPDKYKLQPYTQVRQYLQAEIVFHEGDRLPAKLYALIDGELRVTKIATTGKETILRTLTLGEIFAAPALLGDGIAPATVTAETNCQILTVERDALLTTIQQNPDVALKMLMVFNARLQQLHETVHGLVSERAIVRLARLIHYSAVEYGTQTTKDGEFLKVKLPYYRIARSIGITYEECVRLIKSLNCLVYHRGGKIAVLDMEKLEAIARGELAVME, encoded by the coding sequence ATGCAAGCAAGTATTGAGCAAATTTCGCAAGTCAGTGTGTTGGCAGGTTTAGAAACTCCAGACAAGTATAAATTGCAACCTTATACGCAAGTCCGCCAATATTTGCAAGCAGAAATTGTCTTTCATGAAGGCGATCGCTTACCAGCCAAATTGTATGCTCTCATTGATGGTGAACTGCGAGTCACTAAAATTGCAACTACAGGTAAAGAAACCATTCTCCGGACACTTACTCTAGGAGAAATTTTTGCTGCACCAGCACTATTGGGCGATGGAATTGCACCTGCAACGGTTACAGCAGAAACTAATTGTCAAATTCTCACTGTAGAACGCGATGCTTTACTCACAACGATTCAGCAGAATCCTGATGTTGCTTTAAAGATGCTGATGGTGTTTAATGCGCGCTTGCAGCAACTGCATGAAACTGTTCATGGCTTAGTTTCAGAACGTGCGATCGTGCGCCTAGCCCGATTGATTCATTATTCTGCGGTTGAATATGGCACGCAAACTACCAAGGATGGCGAGTTTTTAAAGGTTAAGTTACCTTACTATCGCATTGCGCGGAGTATTGGAATTACCTATGAAGAATGCGTGAGATTAATTAAAAGTCTTAATTGCCTTGTTTACCATCGAGGCGGTAAGATTGCTGTTTTGGATATGGAAAAGTTGGAAGCGATCGCGCGTGGAGAGTTAGCAGTTATGGAATAA
- the rpaB gene encoding response regulator transcription factor RpaB → MASDKKKILVVDDEAMIRRILTTRLSMVGYNVVAAADGKEALEVFATEDPDLVVLDVMLPKLDGYGVCQEIRETSDIPIIMLTALGDVADRITGLKLGADDYLVKPFSPKELEVRIEAILRRIDRPSFSGSGVICAGRLQIDFNKRQVTLNEERIRLTNLEFNLLKLLVTRAGEVISRSEILQQIWGYSPRQQADVRVVDVHISRLRVKLKEDPKNPEFIHTDRGTGYFFQKVTELPQVLGA, encoded by the coding sequence GTGGCGAGCGATAAGAAAAAAATTTTGGTGGTAGACGATGAAGCTATGATCCGTCGCATTCTCACCACAAGGCTTTCTATGGTGGGGTACAACGTTGTAGCAGCTGCGGATGGTAAAGAGGCTTTAGAGGTCTTCGCAACTGAAGATCCCGATCTCGTCGTCTTAGATGTGATGCTACCAAAGCTTGATGGATATGGTGTTTGTCAAGAAATTCGTGAGACTTCTGACATTCCTATTATTATGTTAACTGCCTTGGGTGATGTTGCAGACCGGATCACGGGGCTGAAGCTAGGTGCAGATGACTACCTTGTGAAGCCTTTTTCTCCTAAAGAGTTGGAAGTCAGAATTGAAGCAATTTTACGACGAATTGATCGTCCTAGCTTTTCAGGCTCAGGAGTTATCTGTGCAGGTAGATTGCAAATTGATTTCAACAAGCGACAAGTCACGCTGAACGAAGAACGAATTCGGTTAACTAATTTAGAATTCAATTTACTGAAACTATTAGTAACACGAGCTGGAGAAGTTATATCTCGCTCGGAAATCTTGCAGCAGATTTGGGGATATAGCCCGCGTCAGCAAGCTGATGTCCGAGTCGTTGATGTTCACATCTCGCGGCTACGAGTCAAGCTGAAAGAAGATCCTAAAAACCCAGAGTTTATTCACACTGACCGAGGTACAGGTTATTTTTTTCAGAAAGTGACTGAACTACCACAAGTTTTAGGTGCATAG
- a CDS encoding nitric-oxide reductase large subunit, translated as MSSTLLDSQSKTLHKTRQLSLPVWLVLICIIAFSVLLGTGVIIWKNAPPVPATIRSPQQEILLTQPEIQAGQEIYLARGGQHIGSIWGHGSYLAPDWTADVLHRWGLATAGVLFNENPEFSQADLEALPVAERASLQAQVSEHFKTNRYDPQTHDLILTNAQTQGLKQVFQDYQKLLAHGSAIHSIPDGWFKDDTQIHNVTAFFAWTAWAAAANRPNAPFSYTANWPHDDLIGNQPPGQFLIWSIVSIVVLIAGIGVFLLVYLAQEESDEVQPVPARPAVRIPTPSQKVTSLYFGVAMVLFLVQILMGMFTAHYAVEGEGFYGIPLNQFLPYAASRTWHLQLAIFWIATCWLAAGLYFAPRFGGFEPKFQALGNTILLIALAVIVGGSMIGTWQAVTGVLDVKSSFLWGHQGYEYIELGRVWQVLLIGGMTFWLWLMYRAFKPALQKEKNPTGLSHFFLYSAITIPLFYSVGLMYTNHTPLSIAEYWRWWVIHLWVEGFFEVFATVVIAYLCSELGFLKRSSALRATYLTTILYLGSGVIGTLHHLYFSGTPSFIAAMGAVFSALEVVPLSLIGFEVLKTLKLSQEAEGFYRWPLRFFIATCFWNLVGAGVFGFLINPPIILYYSQGLNTTPIHAHSALFGVYGCLALALMLFAFREFVPEDAWNEKLLRFAFWAINGGLVVMLVFGLIPNGFYQLVESVNHGTWFARSAEVITSPWMRWTVWLRIPGDIIFAVGTLAMFAFTVRAIFAVFRFPVQTSVAELTPSKR; from the coding sequence ATGTCATCAACCCTGTTAGATTCCCAATCCAAAACGCTACATAAAACACGTCAACTCAGCTTACCTGTATGGCTAGTTTTAATCTGCATCATTGCTTTTTCAGTTTTATTAGGAACTGGGGTGATTATTTGGAAGAATGCTCCACCCGTACCAGCAACGATTCGTTCTCCTCAGCAAGAAATTTTACTCACTCAACCAGAAATTCAAGCCGGACAAGAAATTTATCTAGCGCGTGGCGGACAACATATAGGTAGTATTTGGGGACACGGCAGCTATTTAGCACCCGATTGGACAGCTGATGTTCTTCATCGTTGGGGTTTAGCAACTGCGGGAGTTTTATTCAATGAAAATCCTGAGTTCTCGCAAGCTGATTTAGAAGCTTTACCAGTAGCAGAACGTGCTAGCTTACAAGCACAAGTCAGCGAACACTTTAAAACGAATCGATACGATCCGCAAACACATGATTTGATTCTTACAAATGCTCAAACTCAAGGTTTGAAACAGGTCTTTCAAGATTACCAAAAACTCTTAGCACACGGTTCTGCAATTCACTCAATTCCTGATGGATGGTTTAAGGACGATACGCAAATTCATAATGTTACGGCTTTCTTTGCTTGGACAGCATGGGCTGCGGCAGCAAATCGACCAAATGCACCATTTTCTTATACCGCGAATTGGCCGCACGACGACTTAATTGGTAATCAACCACCAGGACAATTTCTAATTTGGTCAATTGTATCAATTGTCGTTCTCATTGCCGGAATAGGTGTATTTTTATTAGTCTATTTAGCGCAAGAAGAATCTGACGAAGTACAGCCAGTACCAGCACGCCCTGCAGTCCGAATTCCTACTCCTAGCCAAAAAGTCACCTCGCTATATTTTGGTGTAGCTATGGTGCTGTTTTTGGTGCAAATTCTGATGGGAATGTTCACTGCACACTACGCTGTAGAAGGAGAAGGTTTTTATGGAATTCCTTTGAATCAATTTCTTCCTTATGCTGCATCTCGCACTTGGCACTTACAATTAGCTATATTTTGGATTGCAACGTGTTGGCTTGCAGCAGGATTATACTTTGCTCCGCGTTTTGGTGGGTTTGAGCCTAAATTTCAAGCATTGGGTAACACAATTCTTCTGATCGCACTCGCTGTCATTGTCGGTGGTTCGATGATTGGTACTTGGCAAGCAGTAACAGGAGTTTTGGATGTAAAAAGTAGTTTTTTGTGGGGACACCAGGGGTATGAATACATCGAATTGGGTAGAGTTTGGCAAGTGCTGCTAATTGGTGGTATGACTTTTTGGTTGTGGTTGATGTATCGTGCATTTAAACCTGCTCTGCAAAAAGAGAAAAACCCGACAGGTCTAAGTCACTTTTTCCTTTATAGTGCGATTACAATTCCTTTGTTTTATTCGGTTGGTTTAATGTATACCAACCATACGCCGTTAAGTATTGCTGAATATTGGCGATGGTGGGTGATTCACCTTTGGGTCGAGGGATTTTTTGAAGTATTTGCTACAGTTGTTATCGCCTATCTTTGTAGTGAATTAGGCTTTTTGAAGCGGTCTTCGGCATTAAGAGCAACTTATCTCACGACAATTTTATATCTTGGTAGCGGCGTAATTGGAACTTTGCATCACTTGTACTTTTCCGGTACGCCATCGTTTATTGCGGCAATGGGAGCAGTATTCTCCGCGTTAGAAGTTGTGCCATTATCACTGATTGGTTTTGAAGTGTTAAAAACACTAAAACTTTCGCAAGAAGCTGAAGGATTTTATCGTTGGCCTTTACGCTTTTTTATTGCTACTTGTTTTTGGAATTTAGTCGGTGCGGGTGTGTTTGGATTTTTGATTAATCCCCCGATTATTCTTTACTATTCCCAAGGTTTAAATACAACGCCAATTCATGCCCATTCTGCTTTGTTTGGGGTTTACGGTTGTCTTGCTTTGGCACTCATGCTATTTGCTTTTCGCGAATTTGTCCCCGAAGATGCTTGGAATGAAAAGTTACTGCGTTTTGCTTTTTGGGCAATTAACGGTGGTTTGGTTGTAATGTTGGTTTTTGGCTTAATTCCCAATGGATTTTATCAACTTGTTGAGTCGGTAAATCATGGTACTTGGTTTGCGCGAAGTGCAGAAGTCATTACTAGCCCTTGGATGCGATGGACAGTGTGGCTGCGAATTCCAGGGGATATTATTTTTGCGGTTGGTACACTCGCAATGTTTGCGTTTACTGTCAGAGCAATTTTCGCAGTCTTCCGCTTTCCAGTACAGACTAGCGTTGCAGAGTTAACGCCTAGTAAACGTTAA